Part of the Arachis hypogaea cultivar Tifrunner chromosome 6, arahy.Tifrunner.gnm2.J5K5, whole genome shotgun sequence genome, CAAACGTGAGCGCTTATACTGGTATGTTTTCTGAGTTTTGTAACCATTATGTTCCATCATATTTGCTTGTGATCTATCACTTTATCTAGGACTTTTGTGTATAGAATGATGCACTTGGTATAAATTTGCTGTGACAAGGTTTTGTAGCTGCAAGGGTTGGACTACTTCCATCTATAATTGTGTCAGTCCTATGTTGGTCTTGAACTGACTGCCTCCATTATAAATGGCAGTGACAATTGCAATACATCTATAATTGGGTTTTACCGGAGCTGCCCCAATCCCAGTTGCTCTTATGATCTATGTCTCATGTGTTGTCAAGAGCTTAGGGAGGGTTGCCAACCTGGAGGCATAGAAGCTGAAACATCCCAGGAACAATTTTCTGAGAGAGCTCGTAATCATGATTCATCAATAACTAAGAGTAAAAAACAAAGTAAAAGATATGGATGGGAGAGCCAGCTTGTGCCTACAAATTTTGATTTTCAAGCTGACATGTCCACCCCCTTCCCTGAATGGAATGCTAATACAGATGGTAACATTCCATGTCCACCAAAACAGCGTGGAGGATGTGGTACCACATTGCTAGAATTGAGACGTACTTTCAAATGTAACTGGGTAGTGAAATTGCTAAATAATGCTGAGGACCTCACCAGAGGCTACACACCGCCTAATGTTGATATTACTGAAAAGTGCTCTTTATGTCAGATAAATACTATTGAAGGAAAAACCAATCTTGAAGCACGTAGGGCAGCATTCagagatgatgataatgataatttCATATATAGCTCAAATGCCCGTGATATTTCTGATGATGAAATTGAGCATTTCCAGAGGCACTGGATGAGGGGAGAACCTGTTGTTGTGAGAAACATTCTAGATAAGACATCGGGTCTTAGCTGGGAGCCAATGGTTATGTGGAGGGCTTTAAGAGAAACAGGCTCCAAAGTGAAGTTTAAAGACGAAACTCGAAGTGTAAAAGCTATTGATTGCTTCGATTGGTGTGGGGTAAGTTATGCAAATTAATCATTTCAAAGAATTTGATCTATTGCAATGAAAATTTATGTTATTTACATGGTTCAGTTTCACAGGTTGAGATCAATATTCACCAATTTTTCCAAGGCTACCTAGAAGGTCGAATGTATAACAATGGGTGGCCAGAAATGCTGAAATTGAAAGATTGGCCCACATCCACCACTTTTGAAGAGCGCTTGCCTAGGCATGGCACAGAGTTCCTCATGGCACTCCCCTACAGGGATTACACTGATCCAAAATCTGGGACTTTGAATTTTGCCTCTAAACTTCCTGATGACTCACTAAAGCCGGATTTAGGACCTAAAACATATATTGCTTATGGATTTTCTGATGAGCTTGGTAGAGGAGATTCTGTGACAAAGCTGCACTGTGATGTGTCAGATGCAGTAATTTCTTCTCTAGGGACtcctttcaattttattttctgaacattgccaattttcttattaaaaaaatgttatttataaatTGTACCCTCTTTTATTGTTTACACATATTATGGAAAGGTTTAGGTTAATCAtgtgatatttataattacaaaatttTCCAACTATTAGACATTTGATAATATTGTCCATTTCTATCTCCAAGTTTTCCTCTTGGAGATTGGTAAAATAaaacttattttcttttctttacttacTCTTTATGATCTTCCCTGCATAATAATTCTATTGAATATGTTCTTGTTTCAAAATGAAACCTCTAATAATTCTATTGAATTTGTGTTTATAGTTATTGTCTTTCTGAGTTCATTTGGACGGGAGGAATTTGGTTTACAAATGGAGTCTAATCAATGTTAAAACTCCTAGCCTccttttttgacattgttttaaCTAGGTGTATTGTGTACCTTATAATACTATACTAATGTAACATAAATTTGTGATTTAGGTCAATGTGTTGATGCATACAACCAAAGTGGAGATAGCTCCTTGGcggagaaaaataataaaagaattgcAGAAAAAATATGCCGAAGAAGACTCTCGTGAACTTTTATGTGAAGCTTTAGGAGATGCTGATGAAAGACCTAAATCTGAAGCATTGAGCCATGATCAGAAGGCAGACATTGGAATTGGTAATATTTCACCAACTAGCCACGTGGATCAGTGCATTCCATCTATATGTGAAGAAGGCAAGAGTCAGAAGTTAGAAACACATGATCTATCTGCAAGTAGCTTAGCTAGTAATATGAGCAATAAGGAAGACAGAATGAGGATTGATTTTATAGATGATAAGGAGCCTGATGGTCCTGAGCTGAGAGAGTCAAAACAAGGCCTGGAGAAAGATACTTTGCAAACTGAAGATGGAGCTGAGGTTGCCCTCGGTGGTGCTGTTTGGGACATCTTCCGCCGGCAAGATGTCCCTAAGCTAATTGAGTACTTAAGAAAGCACAAGAATGAATTCCGTCATATAAAAAATCATCCTGTAGATTCTGTGAGTAGCTTTGCCAGTCATTGTTGATGCTCCCTCCCATATCTGGAAAGGGCTAAGTCAGTTTTTTGATATACTGTTTCTTTTACAGGTTATACATCCTATTCATGATCAAACTCTGTTTTTAAATGAGAGGCATAAGAAACAGCTGAAAAAGGAGTTCAGTAAGTTTTTCAATTAGTTTTCTTAGTTTAGACTTAGTTGAAACGTAATACCACACCGCATTAAAGATCCTCCTTTTTTATGCAGATGTTGAACCATGGACCTTTGAGCAACACCTTGGGGAGGCTGTCTTCATTCCAGCAGGATGTCCTCATCAAGTGAGAAACAGACAAGTAATTCATCATCTTGTGACAAACATGTCATTTTTCTTGGGTGCAACATGTCTGTTTTAAGTTCTAGcaaatttctcttcttttttggcGGGATAAGGTTTTTTTGTTGTTAACAAAATTGTGGATACTTAAATATTCGAGTCACTTTTTGCAGCCACTAAAACGACCTAAAGTAAGTGTCTTTGGAAAAGGTTGGCATTATGGTAACAAGGCGTTACATGTTGAAAAAATTGAATTAACTAGAAGAATAAATAGTATATATTTGACTCCCCCATCCAAttcctttaattatttttagttccCATGGGGTCTGAGGCGAATAGTAATAGTAATGCCAATGCTGAGGCCCAAAAGAAACAAGAGGATGGGCCTAATGAAGCCATTATGCAGAATAACCCAAGTAGCAAAAGGGTGAGGAAACCTCCCATATGGATGAAAGACTACAAGAAGTATGAGTgcattacaaaaaattattagctTGTGCTGAGGTCAGAGTTAGTTACAACAGATTGGGAAATTGGTTGTGATATAAAAAGGAAATTATAGGGTAAGAAAAGGAATGATAGGTATTATGTTGCTATTTGATAGTGCAGACCTCCCTTGAGCTCAGGGTGGTATTAGTATACTGTGTCATTGATTTTTGCCTTATATATTAATTGAGTACTTTATATGTCAATTGAGTACACTTATTCTCCTTTGTCATATTGCTACTGTGATTGTTGTGAATTGCTGTGAATGTTTGTAGTGCCTATTAATTGGTGCTTTCATTGAGAGGAAATGGAGCCATGGCCCACGGAATCCGTTTGACCCGACTGGAGGAACTCACCTTGTCCAACACACAGGAGGTAACCACTCTTAACCGCAGGTTGGTGGAGGCAAATGAGAGGATCACCGACACGCAAATTCAACTTACAAACATGGACTCCTAACTGCGATCTATTGAGAAGTTTCTACGTGAAAACTTTAAGCTGAAAATGAAGGCCGCTGATTATGGCCCCGTTGGTGACGATGCCACAGATGGCTGTTCCGGTGTGGGATCAGTAAGCATGGGCACTAAACAGCCGTGGCCTCGGCTAAGGGTGAAAGTCGCTGATCTCCCCATGTTTGACGGCGAAAGGGTGGAAGATTGGGTCTTCCACGCCATCAGCACTTGGAGACGTTCGAGATACCCATGGAGCAGAGACTTTGGGTGTTATCGTTTCATTTGGTGGGAGCGGCGTATGCATGGTATCGATGGGGGCATTAACAACAGCATCACCTACACCTACACCCGGGACACATTTCTGGAAGCGCTAGTAGTCAGATTTGGGAAGAGTCTCTTCTATGACCCTTGCACCGCCAAAGAATTGAAGCAGAGTGGATCGATGGAGGAGTACGAGAGCGAATTTGAAGAGTTGACCAACAAGGTCAATGGGCTGAATTAGGAGTGGATCATCTCCCTCTTTGTTGCTGGGCTTCAGGACCTGCTCAAATGTGAATTGCTCCTAGCCCAACCCACATCTTATGTCCAAGACGTTTCCATCGCTAAACTCCATGAGCAGAAGAACGCGACAATGCTGGGTTATCTCGGGTCGGTAGCAATAAGGCCACAGTAGCCCAGAACCCCCAAGAGTTCTCACCCAATGACTACCCCTTCCACGAGTTCCATAGCCTCCGCTAACACACCCTCTTCTTTCCCAACACCATAAACAACCCCACAGCATTTAAGAAACTGACCAGCACTGATATTTGAGCACGAAGGGAGAAAGGCTAGTGTTATTATTGCGATGAACGTTACAGTCAGGGGTATCGCTGCAATGCTTCTTATCAGCTCCTCGTAGGTGAAGAGGAACTCCAGGAGCTCTTACATGGCACTGCCGGAACACTTGAAGAGGAGAATGACTCCGATTTGGAAGATGAGGGACACAGAGGAGGAACAACCTCCACGAATCAGTCTCAACGCCCTTGCCGGGGAGTTCCACCTTGAGACTCTGCACGTGAAAGGGACACATGCCAACCGACCCCTACTAATTTTGATTAACGGCGGTAGCACCCACAACTTCATtaaagggtcaattcactcaattgcCAGGAAGCTCAATTTGtctcttaggtagcgtttgttttgaggtactgggaCGAAGATTGGGAGACTAagactcagtattatgtttgttggcccaaagactgatactaaaatttcagtttttgttTCCAAAATTTCAGTTTTTCAGTACTTCAAAAAAGTGGAGGCACAGAAGACTGAAATTTTTTAGGacagaaactgaaattttaataatattttatacctaaaataccctcatttcaattaattaattctaactttatcttttgtgcaaattaaattagaactttattcttatttcagtttctgttcctcattttacaccaaacacaatactgagaCTTATatcagtctcagtctctcagtctctcaaTCTCTATCTCTCTTCCAAAGGTAGCGTTTGTTTACATGCACAGGACACTAAGATAGGGACACAAAATCGTGCTTGGTAGATGAGACatagacagagacattgtgttcAGAGACACTGAGTTAGTGTACTTTGTGTCTATTCTGACAAGAAGGACATAGAGACACTAATAAAagacaacttatttttcattttttctttcatttttcttattaatttttcataattatattttttattattatatttttcttccaaaattttttgaatgaaaaaaatgagaataaattggattttcataatttgttctagtttatcaccaaacaaaatataagaatattAATTTTTCTGTCTCTATCCTTTGTGTCTTATTATCAGTGTCTTGTCTTGTTCTGTTCTTAAAACCAAACGCAGCCTTATGTACTGGATCTCAAAGGCGCAAATGTGGTCCTGGGAGTACGCAAATGGGTTCCCTGCCACTATTGTTTCCGGTAGAGACCCTCTCTTCTTAAGTCGCATCTAGAGGGAATTGTTTGTGAATTGGGGTACTAAGCTGCTCTATAATATATCGTATCATTCGCAGGCCGATGGTCAGACGGAGGTTGCAAACCGAATGCTGGAACAATACCTGCGTCTGTTCACCCATTCCCACCCTGCAAAATGGTCATTTTATCTCAGTTGGGCTGAGTTTTGTTATAATAACTCGTTCCACACCACAATTGAGATGTCTCCACATGAAGCATTATATGGGTTTCTAGCCCGAACCATTCCAGGGTATGTGTATCGCTCATCTTCGGTTCAGGAAGTAGATGATTTGCTGCGAGTGCAGGAGTCTCTTTATATGGAACTGAAGTTTCGCCTCCAACAAGCATAGAACCGAATGAAACGATTGGCTAAATAGTCATCGTCGAGAGAAATTGTTCAATGTCGATGATTGGGTTCTGTTGAAGCTGCAACCATATAGGCAAAGCTGAGTGGTGGTTCATGGTAACTTAAAGCTTGCTAAGCAGTTTTATGGGCTGTTTAAGGTGCTGCAGGGGGTAGGGGCTGTCGCGTACAAGTTGGAACTTCCAACTGGCAGTGCTATACATATGGATGAAAGACTACGAGAAGTAAGTATGATGCGTCATAGGGAATTATTAGCTTGTGCTGAGGGCTGAGTTAGTTACAACAGATTAGGAAATGGGTTatgatataaaaagaaaattatagtGTAAGAAAAGGAATGATAGGTATTATGTTGCTATTTGATAGTGCAGACCTCCCTTGAGCTCGAGGTAGTATTGGTATACTGTTCCATTGATTTTTGCCTTACATATCGGTTGATTACTTTATATGTCAATTGAGTACACTCATTCTCCTTTGTCGTATTGCTACTGTCATTGTTGTGAATTGCTGTGAATGTTTGTAGTGCCCATTAGGGTCATTGTCAAGGTCGAACCATTTATGTTT contains:
- the LOC112695306 gene encoding lysine-specific demethylase JMJ27 isoform X1 yields the protein MTESPSDRRCKRTAGPNWRCSGVASLGKSFCEKHLQQRALQDQKRRIKRNEGNESERRSNKTKRRLSTADDVSAGSELEVSVSELIENSVRKKKKNETKKKKPLDQESVNECDIHEDSDRGMMSVNGVKKGSGVEDKKQMGSKSNEGGSLMCHQCQRNDKSGVVFCSKCNRKRYCYECLERWYPGKTLKEVEEACPFCLGNCNCKACLREVPVLMDREVNSSVKLHRLRYLLYKALPVLRHIHREQSLELEIESKIRGEQLQEKGIARTELDKRERLYCDNCNTSIIGFYRSCPNPSCSYDLCLMCCQELREGCQPGGIEAETSQEQFSERARNHDSSITKSKKQSKRYGWESQLVPTNFDFQADMSTPFPEWNANTDGNIPCPPKQRGGCGTTLLELRRTFKCNWVVKLLNNAEDLTRGYTPPNVDITEKCSLCQINTIEGKTNLEARRAAFRDDDNDNFIYSSNARDISDDEIEHFQRHWMRGEPVVVRNILDKTSGLSWEPMVMWRALRETGSKVKFKDETRSVKAIDCFDWCGVEINIHQFFQGYLEGRMYNNGWPEMLKLKDWPTSTTFEERLPRHGTEFLMALPYRDYTDPKSGTLNFASKLPDDSLKPDLGPKTYIAYGFSDELGRGDSVTKLHCDVSDAVNVLMHTTKVEIAPWRRKIIKELQKKYAEEDSRELLCEALGDADERPKSEALSHDQKADIGIGNISPTSHVDQCIPSICEEGKSQKLETHDLSASSLASNMSNKEDRMRIDFIDDKEPDGPELRESKQGLEKDTLQTEDGAEVALGGAVWDIFRRQDVPKLIEYLRKHKNEFRHIKNHPVDSVIHPIHDQTLFLNERHKKQLKKEFNVEPWTFEQHLGEAVFIPAGCPHQVRNRQSCIKVALDFVSPENVGECLRLTEEFRLLPKHHRAKEDKLEVKKMTLYAVSNAVRQVKQIIPVNE
- the LOC112695306 gene encoding lysine-specific demethylase JMJ27 isoform X2, encoding MTESPSDRRCKRTAGPNWRCSGVASLGKSFCEKHLQQRALQDQKRRIKRNEGNESERRSNKTKRRLSTADDVSAGSELEVSVSELIENSVRKKKKNETKKKKPLDQESVNECDIHEDSDRGMMSVNGVKKGSGVEDKKQMGSKSNEGGSLMCHQCQRNDKSGVVFCSKCNRKRYCYECLERWYPGKTLKEVEEACPFCLGNCNCKACLREVPVLMDREVNSSVKLHRLRYLLYKALPVLRHIHREQSLELEIESKIRGEQLQEKGIARTELDKRERLYCDNCNTSIIGFYRSCPNPSCSYDLCLMCCQELREGCQPGGIEAETSQEQFSERARNHDSSITKSKKQSKRYGWESQLVPTNFDFQADMSTPFPEWNANTDGNIPCPPKQRGGCGTTLLELRRTFKCNWVVKLLNNAEDLTRGYTPPNVDITEKCSLCQINTIEGKTNLEARRAAFRDDDNDNFIYSSNARDISDDEIEHFQRHWMRGEPVVVRNILDKTSGLSWEPMVMWRALRETGSKVKFKDETRSVKAIDCFDWCGVEINIHQFFQGYLEGRMYNNGWPEMLKLKDWPTSTTFEERLPRHGTEFLMALPYRDYTDPKSGTLNFASKLPDDSLKPDLGPKTYIAYGFSDELGRGDSVTKLHCDVSDAVNVLMHTTKVEIAPWRRKIIKELQKKYAEEDSRELLCEALGDADERPKSEALSHDQKADIGIGNISPTSHVDQCIPSICEEGKSQKLETHDLSASSLASNMSNKEDRMRIDFIDDKEPDGPELRESKQGLEKDTLQTEDGAEVALGGAVWDIFRRQDVPKLIEYLRKHKNEFRHIKNHPVDSVIHPIHDQTLFLNERHKKQLKKEFNVEPWTFEQHLGEAVFIPAGCPHQVRNRQCLLIGAFIERKWSHGPRNPFDPTGGTHLVQHTGGNHS